The segment TGTGTGCGGCTGTCCGCAGTTGTGCATGGTATAGTCTGACAAATAGACTGACATTTTCGATTCTCTGTCAGCTTCGGAGTGAGGTCAACGTGCAATCATGGCGAGGATAAGACTACGACGGGACAAGGGCACGGGCGCAATCTTTCAGCTCAACGATGGTCGTTGGCGATCAGAGATCGCCTACCGCACGCCCGATGGGCGACGAAAGGTCGCCACGTTCACAAGGATGAAAAAGGGCCCGGTCGTCGCCGAGCACAATCGTCGCGTGCATTCGATAGAAAACGGCACATACGGTCGACGGGAGAACGCTGGCACTCTTGATGCGCTTGTTGCGGAGTGGTTGGAGAATGAGATCAGGCCTAATCGTGCAGCCGACACGTATCGAAGTTACAGCGAGCTGTACGAGAATCACATCGGTCCGAAACTCGGCAAGATGAGACTGGATCAGATCACCCTCTTGCATGTTCGAGAACTATTGCGAACGCGAAAGAGTATTGGATTGTCAGCAAGCACCGTGGATCGGATAAAGGCGACCATCAGATCCGCCTTCTCATACGCCATCAGCAATGGCGTGTTGGTAACGAATCCTGCCTCCGGGTTAAAGGCCTCGAAAGGACAGCGAAGAGAGGTCAAGTATCTAGAACCCGGCCAAGCCAAGGCTCTCATAGAAGTCGGCCGATCGAGTTCTATCGCTGGGCCGCTGCTTGTTGCGCTTGGTACCGGAATGCGCCTTGGCGAAGTGCTGGGATTGCGCTGGAAAGACGTAGACGAGAGTCAGAGGTACATACGATTGAATTTCCAACTCAAGCGAGGACCGGGAGGCTTTCGCTTGGATCGATTGAAGACGGAATCAAGCCGCAGGACATTGGAGATAAACGACACTGTTGCGAGTGCCTTGCAGGCTGCGAAGACTTTGCAAGTGCAGTCAAATGCAGTTGCAAGGAAGCTGGACTTGGTATTCGTTGGTCCCGAAGGAGGTCCTATGCACCAGAAGTACTTCAACGACCAGCTCAAAGCACTCTGCAGGGAGATTGGCGTGGAGCCGATCTCGGCCCATAGCCTTAGGCATACTGTTGCGACCCTGCTGATCGCGAACAACATTGATCTTGCGAAGATTCAGCAACAGCTTGGGCACAGCTCAATCACGTTAACAGCCGACACGTACGGGCACTTGATACGCGCGGGCGGACGGATTACTGCTAAGGCGCTCGACGATGCGCTGAGGTCTGGCGACGTGTCTTGACCCCCCCCGGGGGGGCTCCCCCTAGCACATGACCCCGGGGGGTGGAACGATCCATTGAAGCCCTTCTGCGCACGAGCCTCGCGGCGGAGCCCGGGTCTATATCTGTTTCAGCACGTCTACAGGCGGCATATCTAGGCATGCGCAAATACTAAAAAATTCTGTGATCGTCAGATTGCGTTCCCCGCGTTCGATCTTGCCGATCGTGGCCGGGTGGAGGTCGAGCATTCTGGAAACTTCTCGCTGCGACAGGCCGCGCTTCGCCCTGGCAGCGGCAAGGATCTTGATCAGCTGTTCGGCTCTCTTGTGGGCGTGTCTTTCTCCAGCGCGAGGCACACAATTAGCCTGACTTCAACGATGGTCATTTATTGTGACCGATGAGGTACCTTGGGTCATGGCGGACAGTGCCTCTCATTCGCCGGAGCATGAGCTAACCGCTTCCAGTATTCGGAGAATCGAAGATCTCTACATAGCGAAAGGGCGGCTTGGGAACAGTGTTATTCTGTGGATTTCGCTCGCCGTCGTTTCATTCATCGCGATTCAAATTAGTCCGGCAATTGCTGACCGCGATCTTTCTGCAACGCTTTACTTCGTGCTTATGGTCCTTCAGGGGTTTCCTGTTATTGGATTGATCAGGGCAGCGGCTGTTGCACCGGATGACTTGCCTGGTGGATTCGTCAGTGCTGCGTTAACAATCCTCGTTGCGCTGCTTCCGTTTGGCTACTGGTTGCTGGTCATCAGCCTAAGTACAAGGATCAACAGGTCTATCTCAAAGCATGGATATACCGGCTCGCTAGACCAAGGCTCGATGCGCCAGTGGTGCGAAGATCGGTTGAAGCGAATTCAAAGAGCTGCGGCACCCTTGGGTACGGGGGAGGCTTTTACAAGTCTCCCGGAAGCTTACGAATCGCGAAGTGGATTGACGATCGTAGACGTTGCGAAGAAAGTGCCAAAGTTCCGAACGTGGCTCTCGGACCTCGACGATCACTTGCAAGAACACGAAGCTGGCAAGAGTCATGCGGACTTTGATCCACAGCGGCTCTCGTACGGGTTCTTGAGCGATCTGAGCCCGGAAGAGTTTCTTGAATCACCTGAAACTCGTCGCCGCGCCCTCTCGACTATTCTGGTTCATCGATAAGAATCATGAACAGCGTGGGTAACTCAAAATGGCCGTGATCACTCGGTATCGTTCTTGTGTCGTGCGCACGGTACAAAACACTGTCCCTAACAGCGTTAGGAGGAACAGTTTTTCCGCAGGCCATGAGTCGCGTTGGCCGCGTAGCTCGTGCGGTGATGTGCGCGATCAATGCAGCGTGTGCTAGAGTCCGGACAGGCGAAGGAAATGGAATTCAGGATTTCGGCTAAGAACCTCGGCGCTCTGGCGCTGCCAGGATTCTGTCCTCGGTGCGGATGGATCAAGCTGAGGCTAGGCAGCAAGCTGCCGTTCCAAATCTTTCCAGGGATATTCAGCTCGATCGACTCCTATACGAAGAAGGTCGTGCA is part of the Armatimonadota bacterium genome and harbors:
- a CDS encoding helix-turn-helix transcriptional regulator, which encodes MPRAGERHAHKRAEQLIKILAAARAKRGLSQREVSRMLDLHPATIGKIERGERNLTITEFFSICACLDMPPVDVLKQI
- a CDS encoding site-specific integrase — its product is MARIRLRRDKGTGAIFQLNDGRWRSEIAYRTPDGRRKVATFTRMKKGPVVAEHNRRVHSIENGTYGRRENAGTLDALVAEWLENEIRPNRAADTYRSYSELYENHIGPKLGKMRLDQITLLHVRELLRTRKSIGLSASTVDRIKATIRSAFSYAISNGVLVTNPASGLKASKGQRREVKYLEPGQAKALIEVGRSSSIAGPLLVALGTGMRLGEVLGLRWKDVDESQRYIRLNFQLKRGPGGFRLDRLKTESSRRTLEINDTVASALQAAKTLQVQSNAVARKLDLVFVGPEGGPMHQKYFNDQLKALCREIGVEPISAHSLRHTVATLLIANNIDLAKIQQQLGHSSITLTADTYGHLIRAGGRITAKALDDALRSGDVS